Proteins encoded together in one Pontiella desulfatans window:
- a CDS encoding ComEC/Rec2 family competence protein: MLFASLGLVPIGLFFFGTLFLIGLAFLFRQNRFSSLLTFLVVAMVAASHFLVSGSRLEGGASVDRLRDRLPLGGVGVVGHVSGFPEYHPYRSGARGTWTFPLRLEGISISSGWVKSRGVIDVRITGARPESLVGHGQRVLLEGRLCRSLYPGGSTIQLELDHDGRQVVLSERNRFSPVVWGRAWRESAARRLEAGVGGYPLQQAVMKALVLGYRKEIPQETLSRFRRTGSVHVFAISGLHVCIVGLLLSIVLKSLGVPRDWIGVWLLPLLLFYVVSTGMKPSAMRALAMAGVFVLAPLFRRKPDVPSSVALAAVLLLIMRPAELLSAGFIFSFTVVVFIVMVFSKVPDRLLKGGWIKGYTGSLVVTSFAASLASIPLAALYFGMFSPIALVGNLIVVPLTFCIVLSGWLSILLPVASSVFNFSGMVFIDLLLGCVRWLDRLPGSSWQVSPPPLLAVLAWYGSLIYLFTHASSRRQCWFAAAGVCGAVVLTALS, encoded by the coding sequence ATGCTTTTTGCGTCCCTGGGGTTGGTTCCCATTGGCTTGTTTTTCTTCGGCACATTGTTTTTGATCGGTCTCGCTTTTCTCTTTCGACAGAATCGATTCTCCTCCCTGTTGACCTTTCTGGTGGTTGCGATGGTTGCCGCCAGCCATTTCCTGGTTTCCGGTTCGCGGCTCGAGGGCGGGGCATCCGTGGATCGACTCCGGGATCGTCTGCCATTGGGCGGCGTCGGCGTGGTTGGCCATGTTTCGGGGTTCCCCGAATACCATCCCTACCGCTCGGGCGCGCGCGGAACCTGGACGTTCCCGCTTCGATTGGAGGGCATATCGATATCCTCGGGCTGGGTGAAAAGCCGGGGGGTGATCGATGTCCGCATAACGGGGGCCCGCCCGGAATCGCTGGTCGGCCATGGGCAGCGGGTTCTGCTCGAGGGCCGGCTTTGCCGTAGCTTGTATCCCGGCGGGAGCACTATCCAATTAGAGTTGGATCATGATGGGCGCCAGGTGGTTCTTTCCGAAAGGAACCGGTTTTCGCCTGTCGTTTGGGGGCGGGCGTGGCGGGAGTCCGCCGCTCGGCGCCTTGAAGCGGGAGTCGGGGGCTATCCCTTGCAGCAGGCGGTAATGAAGGCCTTGGTGCTGGGGTATCGAAAGGAGATTCCTCAGGAGACGCTTTCCCGTTTCCGTCGCACCGGATCAGTCCATGTTTTCGCCATCTCCGGCCTGCACGTGTGCATTGTCGGGTTGCTTCTTTCCATTGTGCTGAAGTCGCTCGGCGTTCCGCGCGACTGGATCGGGGTCTGGCTCTTGCCATTGCTTCTCTTCTACGTCGTTTCGACGGGGATGAAGCCCAGTGCCATGCGGGCCTTGGCGATGGCCGGCGTCTTTGTGCTGGCCCCGCTGTTCCGCCGCAAGCCCGATGTTCCCTCGTCGGTGGCTCTTGCTGCCGTACTCCTTTTGATCATGCGGCCGGCCGAGCTCCTTTCGGCAGGTTTCATTTTTTCCTTCACGGTGGTTGTCTTTATCGTGATGGTGTTTTCGAAGGTTCCGGACAGGCTTTTGAAGGGCGGATGGATAAAGGGCTATACCGGATCGCTGGTGGTTACATCGTTTGCGGCAAGCCTGGCCTCCATCCCGTTGGCTGCGCTTTATTTCGGCATGTTTTCGCCCATAGCCTTGGTTGGCAATCTCATTGTGGTTCCTCTGACGTTCTGCATTGTGTTGTCCGGATGGTTGTCGATCCTATTGCCGGTCGCCTCTTCCGTATTCAACTTTTCGGGCATGGTTTTCATCGATCTGTTGCTGGGGTGCGTGCGTTGGCTGGACCGGCTTCCTGGATCATCCTGGCAGGTGTCGCCTCCGCCGTTGCTTGCGGTGCTTGCCTGGTATGGAAGCCTGATCTATCTTTTCACCCATGCAAGCAGCCGGCGGCAGTGTTGGTTCGCCGCGGCCGGGGTTTGCGGTGCCGTTGTGCTAACCGCGCTGTCCTGA
- a CDS encoding glycosyltransferase family protein — protein MNILFVCFGELSIKGGAMRAVSMVRALAEAGHRIDIVAADAELQEHPNIGIIEGGGTASASRHRLRMAVLRATGRKSYDCLHGVDEAVVFLSRIARFRKTKLVYAASRCFTGTMGIAPSRLWNLLPGYFSRLEKRILLQASMVLSSCPALSSDLRGLAQETRINQIEDIPAQSMFCGRILGRSALLDRFKGKSSSVVVCSILPGNRKELRKLLMATRKVIESIPHASFFFKGSLVEEAEKMAANLDILGRCSFLLPEETEAFLSALDIADAVLLVPQPGGRYLHQEVFTLLQAPAPLVAVQSPAYGKLLTDLNSIQVLPSSEAMAEGLLRAIQEPLFSLGIATEGQQLIADNYSFSSFKHKVRMVYHGLLKKD, from the coding sequence ATGAATATTCTATTCGTATGCTTTGGGGAACTGTCAATCAAGGGCGGGGCAATGCGCGCCGTCTCGATGGTGCGCGCACTTGCCGAAGCGGGGCATCGGATTGATATCGTTGCCGCAGATGCCGAGCTGCAGGAGCATCCCAACATAGGGATTATCGAGGGCGGGGGAACGGCATCCGCATCCCGGCACCGGTTGCGCATGGCGGTTCTCCGGGCAACGGGGCGGAAAAGCTACGACTGTCTGCATGGCGTCGATGAGGCGGTTGTCTTTCTTTCCCGGATTGCCCGGTTCCGGAAAACCAAGTTGGTCTACGCCGCCTCGCGCTGCTTTACGGGAACGATGGGCATTGCTCCATCGAGGCTATGGAATCTTTTGCCCGGATATTTTTCCCGATTGGAAAAACGCATCCTTTTGCAGGCTTCGATGGTGCTGTCTTCGTGTCCCGCCTTAAGCTCCGATTTGCGTGGGCTTGCACAGGAAACAAGAATCAACCAAATCGAGGATATCCCTGCCCAGTCGATGTTCTGCGGCAGAATCCTTGGCCGTTCCGCTTTGTTGGACCGGTTCAAAGGCAAAAGTTCCTCGGTGGTTGTCTGCAGTATTCTCCCCGGAAACCGCAAGGAATTGCGCAAGCTGTTGATGGCCACCCGTAAAGTCATAGAATCCATTCCCCATGCTTCGTTCTTTTTCAAGGGGAGCCTGGTTGAGGAGGCCGAAAAAATGGCGGCCAATCTGGACATCCTTGGCCGCTGTTCGTTCCTGTTGCCAGAGGAAACCGAAGCCTTCCTTTCCGCGCTCGACATTGCCGATGCCGTGCTGCTGGTCCCTCAGCCGGGGGGACGCTACCTGCACCAGGAGGTTTTCACACTCCTCCAGGCTCCGGCGCCGCTGGTGGCCGTTCAGAGTCCGGCGTACGGCAAGTTGCTGACCGATCTCAATAGCATCCAGGTTTTGCCCAGTTCCGAAGCCATGGCCGAAGGCTTGCTGCGCGCAATCCAGGAACCGCTTTTTTCCCTAGGAATCGCGACCGAAGGGCAGCAGTTGATCGCCGATAACTATTCCTTTTCCAGCTTTAAGCACAAAGTACGCATGGTCTATCATGGCTTGCTGAAGAAGGATTAG
- a CDS encoding tetratricopeptide repeat protein, producing MRKKHQKHSHNQGSGGFEHLAANADFYSGGAPEEQPLYQDRPVSSSREVRKTGRHQAVSGRRKEAIDPREKMALLAILKSAIMILLLIIAFFMLRKGISLYEEKVWMDTHGSEEVSPVLREVVLVQEFDIENQDAREMFAERVEVWKESERLVRSADGLLLRGNVDQAIARCQDALRLDAAHIGALERLGDLYYKKGLYVEAINSYIRLLSVDPSRKELQERLIKALDAHDDAKAVVFMAKWYLEQNTYNENVQRYMANALFKQEDFSGAAEAYVRALKDAPHDIAAREKLAECYMLLEQYDKALVSLEALRETNYRDPNYYHDIAICNAQLGNSTETVQTLGKAAHLFGQQVVIGWVQDPKLDPVREDRTFQAFADRVGGEEFRKWLEQVAKTMEGKDREDVAPQLKLPETDMLEQDLLKPSN from the coding sequence ATGAGAAAAAAACACCAAAAACACAGCCACAATCAAGGGTCGGGCGGCTTTGAGCATCTAGCCGCCAACGCCGATTTCTATTCCGGTGGCGCCCCCGAGGAACAACCCCTTTATCAGGATCGGCCGGTCTCAAGCTCCCGCGAAGTTCGCAAGACGGGCCGTCACCAGGCCGTCAGCGGGCGCCGCAAGGAAGCCATCGACCCCCGCGAAAAAATGGCCCTCTTGGCCATTCTCAAATCCGCCATCATGATCCTGCTCTTGATCATTGCCTTTTTCATGCTCAGGAAGGGCATTAGCCTTTACGAGGAAAAGGTTTGGATGGATACGCACGGTTCGGAAGAGGTGTCGCCGGTTCTCCGTGAAGTTGTTTTGGTTCAGGAATTCGATATCGAGAACCAGGATGCCCGGGAAATGTTCGCCGAGCGGGTCGAGGTTTGGAAGGAGTCCGAGCGTCTGGTTCGGTCGGCCGATGGGTTGCTGCTGCGCGGCAATGTGGACCAGGCCATTGCCCGTTGTCAGGATGCATTGCGGCTGGACGCTGCCCACATCGGCGCCCTTGAGCGCTTGGGCGACCTTTACTACAAAAAGGGGCTGTATGTCGAGGCCATCAATTCCTACATCCGGTTGTTGAGTGTCGATCCTTCGCGCAAGGAGCTGCAGGAGCGCTTGATCAAGGCGCTGGATGCCCACGACGATGCGAAGGCCGTCGTCTTCATGGCGAAATGGTACCTTGAGCAAAACACCTACAATGAAAATGTGCAGCGCTACATGGCGAATGCGCTCTTCAAGCAGGAGGATTTCTCGGGGGCCGCCGAAGCCTATGTGCGCGCCCTGAAAGATGCCCCGCACGATATTGCCGCCCGGGAGAAGCTGGCCGAGTGCTATATGTTGCTTGAACAGTATGACAAGGCTCTTGTTTCGCTGGAGGCGCTGCGAGAAACGAATTACCGCGACCCGAACTACTACCACGATATCGCCATCTGCAATGCGCAGTTGGGGAACAGCACCGAAACGGTTCAAACGCTTGGGAAAGCCGCCCATTTGTTTGGCCAGCAAGTGGTCATTGGCTGGGTTCAGGACCCGAAGCTGGATCCCGTGCGGGAAGACCGCACGTTCCAGGCCTTTGCCGATCGGGTGGGCGGCGAGGAGTTCCGGAAATGGCTTGAGCAAGTGGCCAAGACCATGGAAGGCAAGGACCGCGAGGACGTGGCTCCTCAGCTAAAGTTGCCGGAAACCGACATGCTTGAGCAGGATCTGCTGAAGCCGTCTAATTAA
- a CDS encoding Fur family transcriptional regulator — protein sequence MSVDEQNLPEEVKQSVEEAWPLFVDFLKKKEARITQARKIVLTQVFSRHDHFCADDLAAELSSGTNHVSRGTVYRTLALMEEANLVRVIRDTDVHAHYEHTFNHPHHEHMICDKCGTFIEFSDDKIMELITKSCKAHQFGERTHRIVVFGTCHNCAEKA from the coding sequence ATGAGTGTTGATGAACAGAATTTGCCCGAAGAGGTTAAGCAGTCGGTGGAAGAGGCTTGGCCGTTGTTTGTCGATTTCCTAAAGAAAAAAGAGGCGCGCATAACCCAGGCGAGGAAGATTGTGCTGACGCAGGTCTTTTCGCGCCACGACCACTTTTGTGCCGATGACCTGGCGGCGGAGCTTTCGAGCGGAACAAACCATGTGAGCCGGGGGACGGTATACCGCACGCTGGCCTTGATGGAGGAGGCCAACCTGGTTCGGGTTATTCGCGATACCGATGTTCATGCGCACTATGAGCACACGTTCAACCACCCGCATCACGAGCACATGATTTGCGACAAATGCGGAACGTTCATCGAGTTTTCCGACGACAAAATCATGGAATTGATCACCAAATCCTGCAAAGCGCACCAGTTCGGGGAGCGTACCCACCGGATTGTGGTATTCGGAACCTGCCACAATTGCGCTGAAAAGGCCTAG
- a CDS encoding DUF362 domain-containing protein, with protein MAYVISSECISCGACESTCPVEAISQGDDQFVIDANTCTDCGACSDSCPVDAISAG; from the coding sequence ATGGCCTATGTAATTTCTAGCGAGTGCATTTCCTGCGGCGCATGCGAGTCCACCTGTCCGGTGGAAGCCATCAGCCAGGGCGATGACCAGTTCGTTATCGATGCAAACACCTGCACCGATTGCGGCGCTTGCTCCGATTCCTGCCCGGTAGACGCGATCTCCGCAGGCTAA
- a CDS encoding LamG domain-containing protein, which produces MKKPKRSKSAILPLWLLITACPTGWAETNHPPDYRKVMEELREIRKLLEQHDTKLSRIYDALEPHLDEIEQEGKKEKPRYRNQDDALEVLAKQLLPLPAEPRLPENGLIRRFSFTEGFFDEVDPFDELMQKRTQLIEGTLYLNGCYEHSSAPGYKAVAYLPGLDFKGFTFAHHFWPIDIRQGDVVVMGGTSYRWFGIVAGKENEATISMNNGRFRHGLGIRIEPQKWHHIICSVNPATKTINISYDGNLLPPVSLPEDFKLEVVGSKREQLDKNITFTNYSNGSAFHGFVDNLRVYNHALTADELKPAAE; this is translated from the coding sequence ATGAAAAAACCCAAGCGCTCCAAATCGGCAATCCTTCCCCTCTGGCTTCTGATTACCGCTTGCCCCACCGGCTGGGCGGAAACAAACCACCCCCCGGATTACCGGAAGGTGATGGAGGAACTTCGGGAAATCAGAAAGCTGCTCGAACAGCATGACACAAAACTGTCCCGGATCTACGATGCCCTTGAACCGCACCTGGACGAGATCGAACAGGAAGGAAAGAAGGAAAAACCACGCTACCGGAACCAGGACGATGCGCTCGAGGTACTGGCGAAACAATTGCTTCCGCTTCCAGCGGAACCCCGTCTTCCGGAGAACGGCCTGATCCGCCGCTTTTCTTTCACCGAAGGATTCTTCGATGAAGTCGATCCCTTCGATGAGCTGATGCAAAAGCGCACGCAGTTGATCGAGGGAACGCTCTACCTGAACGGATGCTATGAACACAGCTCGGCTCCAGGCTACAAGGCGGTTGCCTACCTTCCCGGGCTGGATTTCAAAGGGTTTACCTTCGCCCATCATTTCTGGCCGATCGATATTCGGCAAGGGGATGTGGTCGTCATGGGCGGAACCTCGTACCGATGGTTCGGGATCGTTGCCGGCAAGGAGAACGAGGCGACCATCTCCATGAACAATGGACGGTTCAGGCATGGGCTGGGCATCAGGATCGAACCGCAAAAGTGGCACCACATCATCTGTTCGGTGAATCCCGCAACCAAGACCATCAACATTTCCTACGACGGAAACCTGCTCCCGCCCGTCTCGCTTCCCGAAGACTTCAAGTTGGAAGTGGTCGGATCCAAAAGGGAACAGCTCGATAAAAACATCACCTTCACCAACTATTCGAACGGCAGCGCCTTCCACGGTTTCGTGGACAATCTGCGGGTATACAATCATGCGTTGACGGCCGATGAGTTGAAGCCTGCCGCCGAGTAA
- a CDS encoding DUF3857 domain-containing protein, producing the protein MKNIVRVGLSVLTLILFTAPLSAKELLSIDRIIEYAAGASTEKYPDSDDVLLDDFTQIQYQPDGTSDSWSDTAIKILTEKGKRDNRTLSLGFDVAYGTNYFTKVQVIKPDGSVNEIDTEINSKVMVDPSQMGSNIYNPNSKVLRLSVPGLEIGDTLRYIAHRIRTKTVVPNVWSDYQVFEHSSPIERTTYQVIAPKERPLVKTALKAEVPGTVTYHEMKSEQSGQIVYTWEVRDVPRMFDEPNMPTRYTVVQRLLVSTMKEWENLSKWYWDLCKPRLEATTPEMEAKARDLVKDCTSTMDKIKSVFNFVSQDIRYMGITTEDEAPGYEPHDVSITFENRYGVCRDKAALLAAMLRIVDVEAFPVIIMAGPKKDEEVPQAFFNHAVTAALDDHGEYVLMDPTDENTKDIFPSYLQNTSYIVARPEGETLLTAPTIPAIDNLLEITSTGSLDKLGNLEAQSKLVFEGINDTVYRGYFSRIKPEERRRFFEGHIKKSMPTAELQSFEILPKELRDTSQPMTIELSYTADNLLIEGEANKMLNLPRLGGSLGYANFLLGQTGLEKRKYPLFNRMTAGIRETLELAVPNGIGTIKIPEYEKIASEDLTWNVEVGQADGKVVATNTFLLNTVEFSPEEYLALKKSLKEIEYNLRKKLILDLPAAGNQIDSDVRILSSETVIELESPTQWKETSRSKIEILTYAGKKSNSEIKLTYNPAWQDIKLTMAKVTQPDGTVKEISEEEINIMDSSWVASAPRYPASKILVANLPGVEIGSILEYEFISTVDGKPFFSTGKTFNGHEPVDRKTFTVSAPGSIDLAIRNNGVAENKTESEGTITYTWSAADEPAVKVEEALPQWHTFNPSVFISTGKWKTYGNEIRDHLLAASKDQPATEALAKQLTFGIRSEKNKAIVIRDWVAKNLRAAGPALTSLPLSAITPADQTLIDRYGNNADRMVVLYTLLKAGKFKPEFVLSGATSFIPEESAPTLEVPSRNAFNAVLVKVDVDGETLYMNGSSQYAELGTSSYHRRNMLDLDNGDIGKVQVAPGKDDRSRTVYEMSISENGQVGLTQSTIEQGTAFAGFHQGYAEITPENRRRHYLELVSGISQSAKAASDLITDFESYPGKMEYSVVADRYAVADGDYLYFTVPGGLGGLLKYRSNERTLPLAWNSHVDSVIEYNIVLPDGYEPVIMPKKFSWQAPKGAGMVEVAVEYSERANAIRMVHIADLKPALIPAEAFPEIVAASKQLAHPDMRTILLKRKSSSSSYIERSSSNR; encoded by the coding sequence ATGAAGAATATTGTTCGCGTCGGCTTGTCTGTTCTTACCCTAATTCTGTTCACCGCCCCCCTTTCCGCCAAGGAACTGCTCTCCATCGACAGGATCATCGAGTATGCAGCAGGCGCCTCGACGGAAAAGTATCCCGACTCGGACGATGTCCTGCTCGATGATTTCACCCAGATCCAATACCAACCCGACGGTACGTCGGATTCGTGGAGCGACACCGCCATCAAGATCCTCACCGAAAAAGGCAAGCGCGACAACCGCACCCTCTCGCTCGGGTTCGACGTCGCATACGGCACGAACTATTTCACCAAGGTACAGGTCATCAAACCCGACGGCTCCGTGAACGAAATCGATACCGAGATCAACAGCAAGGTCATGGTTGACCCGAGCCAGATGGGATCGAACATCTACAACCCCAACTCAAAGGTGCTTCGGCTTTCCGTTCCCGGACTGGAAATCGGCGACACGCTACGCTACATCGCCCACCGCATACGAACGAAGACGGTGGTCCCGAATGTGTGGAGCGACTACCAGGTCTTCGAACACTCCAGCCCGATCGAGCGCACCACCTACCAGGTGATCGCCCCGAAGGAGCGCCCGCTCGTGAAGACCGCCCTCAAGGCCGAGGTGCCGGGCACGGTGACCTATCACGAAATGAAGAGCGAGCAGAGCGGGCAGATCGTCTACACATGGGAAGTGCGCGATGTTCCGCGCATGTTCGACGAACCCAACATGCCCACGCGCTATACCGTTGTCCAGCGCCTGCTCGTGAGCACCATGAAGGAATGGGAAAACCTGTCGAAATGGTATTGGGACTTGTGCAAGCCTCGCCTGGAAGCCACCACTCCCGAAATGGAGGCCAAGGCCAGGGATCTCGTGAAGGACTGCACCTCAACGATGGACAAGATTAAGAGCGTCTTCAACTTTGTCTCGCAGGACATCCGCTATATGGGCATCACCACCGAAGACGAAGCCCCCGGCTATGAACCGCACGATGTCTCCATCACCTTCGAAAACCGCTACGGCGTTTGCCGCGACAAGGCGGCGTTGCTTGCCGCCATGCTGCGCATCGTGGATGTCGAAGCCTTCCCGGTCATCATCATGGCCGGCCCCAAAAAGGATGAAGAGGTTCCGCAAGCCTTCTTCAACCACGCCGTAACCGCCGCGCTCGACGACCATGGTGAATATGTCCTGATGGACCCAACCGATGAAAACACCAAGGACATCTTCCCCTCCTACCTCCAGAACACCAGCTACATCGTCGCCCGCCCCGAAGGCGAAACGCTCCTCACCGCCCCCACCATTCCGGCCATCGACAACCTGCTGGAAATCACCTCCACCGGATCGCTCGATAAACTGGGCAATCTGGAAGCCCAAAGCAAACTGGTCTTCGAAGGCATCAACGACACCGTCTACCGCGGCTACTTCTCGCGCATCAAGCCCGAGGAACGCCGCCGCTTTTTCGAAGGCCACATCAAGAAATCAATGCCCACCGCCGAGCTGCAATCGTTCGAAATCCTCCCGAAGGAATTGCGCGACACCTCGCAGCCGATGACCATCGAACTCTCCTACACCGCCGACAACCTGCTGATCGAAGGCGAGGCAAACAAGATGCTCAACCTGCCGCGCCTCGGCGGCTCCCTGGGCTACGCCAACTTCCTCCTCGGCCAGACCGGACTCGAAAAACGCAAGTATCCCCTCTTCAACCGCATGACCGCCGGCATTCGCGAGACCCTTGAACTCGCAGTTCCCAACGGCATCGGAACCATTAAGATTCCCGAATACGAAAAAATCGCCTCCGAAGACCTGACCTGGAACGTCGAAGTCGGGCAAGCGGACGGCAAGGTTGTTGCCACCAACACCTTCCTGCTCAACACGGTGGAGTTTAGCCCGGAGGAATACCTGGCGCTCAAAAAGAGCCTGAAGGAAATCGAATACAACCTGCGCAAGAAACTCATCCTCGATCTCCCCGCAGCCGGCAATCAAATTGACTCCGATGTCCGCATCCTCTCGAGCGAAACCGTCATCGAACTCGAAAGCCCGACCCAGTGGAAAGAAACCTCCCGCTCCAAGATCGAGATCCTCACCTACGCGGGAAAGAAAAGCAATTCGGAGATCAAGCTCACCTACAACCCGGCATGGCAGGACATCAAGCTGACCATGGCAAAGGTCACGCAACCCGATGGCACGGTCAAGGAAATCAGCGAGGAGGAAATCAACATCATGGATTCAAGCTGGGTCGCCTCCGCCCCGCGCTATCCGGCATCGAAAATCCTCGTGGCCAACCTGCCGGGCGTCGAGATCGGCAGCATCCTGGAATACGAGTTCATCTCGACCGTCGACGGCAAGCCCTTCTTCTCAACCGGCAAGACCTTCAACGGCCATGAACCGGTCGATCGCAAGACATTCACCGTGTCGGCCCCCGGCTCCATCGATCTAGCTATCCGCAACAACGGCGTGGCGGAGAATAAAACCGAAAGCGAAGGAACCATCACCTACACCTGGAGCGCGGCAGACGAACCCGCCGTCAAGGTCGAGGAGGCATTGCCGCAATGGCACACCTTCAATCCCTCGGTCTTCATTTCAACCGGCAAATGGAAAACGTACGGCAACGAAATCCGCGACCACCTCCTTGCGGCATCCAAGGATCAACCAGCAACAGAGGCGCTCGCCAAGCAACTCACCTTCGGCATCCGCAGCGAAAAAAACAAGGCCATCGTCATTCGCGACTGGGTGGCAAAGAACCTGCGGGCCGCCGGCCCGGCACTCACGAGTCTGCCGCTCTCGGCCATTACCCCGGCCGACCAAACGCTCATCGACCGCTACGGAAACAATGCCGACCGAATGGTCGTGCTCTACACCTTGCTCAAGGCGGGAAAGTTCAAACCGGAATTCGTGCTATCCGGAGCCACCTCCTTCATCCCCGAAGAATCGGCACCCACGCTGGAAGTGCCTTCGCGCAACGCATTCAACGCGGTGCTCGTCAAGGTGGATGTGGACGGAGAAACCCTCTACATGAATGGTTCGTCCCAATATGCCGAACTCGGCACCTCCAGCTACCACCGCCGCAACATGCTCGATCTCGACAACGGGGATATTGGCAAGGTCCAGGTCGCTCCCGGCAAGGACGACCGCTCACGCACCGTCTACGAAATGAGCATCTCGGAAAACGGACAGGTCGGCCTGACGCAAAGCACCATTGAGCAAGGAACCGCCTTCGCAGGGTTCCATCAGGGCTATGCCGAAATCACCCCCGAAAACCGTCGGCGCCACTATCTCGAGCTGGTTTCCGGCATATCGCAGTCGGCCAAGGCCGCATCCGATCTGATCACCGACTTTGAAAGCTATCCCGGAAAAATGGAATACTCCGTCGTTGCCGACCGCTACGCCGTGGCCGATGGCGACTACCTCTATTTCACCGTGCCCGGCGGACTCGGCGGCCTGCTGAAATACCGTTCCAACGAACGCACCCTGCCGCTGGCCTGGAACAGCCATGTCGATAGTGTCATCGAATACAACATCGTCCTTCCCGATGGTTATGAACCCGTCATCATGCCCAAAAAGTTTTCGTGGCAGGCGCCCAAGGGGGCCGGCATGGTCGAGGTGGCGGTGGAATATTCCGAACGGGCCAACGCCATCCGCATGGTGCACATCGCCGACCTCAAACCAGCGCTCATTCCCGCCGAAGCCTTCCCGGAAATCGTCGCCGCCTCCAAGCAGCTCGCCCACCCCGACATGCGCACGATTCTGCTAAAAAGAAAATCGTCCTCGTCCTCCTACATCGAACGCTCGTCCTCGAATCGATAA
- a CDS encoding formylglycine-generating enzyme family protein: protein MKKMRIGLFLFWCAVSGVFGQTNDAAFFRISSPSNAVITQFDLMAGTITWSNGVAGVTNQLQRAYDLIGTSNWVDFVQLVSTGAVSSEKIIDLSPPEGMAYIPGGSFSMGDNLDGLSSAQPVHSVYVNGFYMGKTEVTKAQWDEVYKWAIANGYSFDHAGSGKASNHPVHTVSWYDVVKWCNARSEKENKTPCYNLSTWSCNYNANGYRLPTEAEWEKAARGNLSGKRFPWGDTIQHTRANYISSTSYSYDASSTRGDHPTYHDGVSPYTSPVGSFAPNGYGLYEMAGNEWEWCGDWYDGAYYGTSPSSNPRGASSGSRRVLRGGCYGNSANLCRAANRFFNRPGFAPRTVGFRVVLPPGQ, encoded by the coding sequence ATGAAGAAGATGCGGATAGGTTTGTTTCTGTTTTGGTGTGCGGTTTCCGGGGTTTTCGGACAAACCAATGACGCGGCGTTTTTCCGGATATCGAGTCCATCGAATGCGGTGATCACGCAATTCGATCTGATGGCGGGGACCATCACGTGGTCGAACGGTGTGGCCGGGGTGACGAACCAGCTCCAGCGGGCGTATGACTTGATTGGAACCAGCAACTGGGTGGATTTTGTCCAGCTGGTTTCAACCGGAGCGGTCTCTTCGGAAAAAATCATCGATCTTAGCCCGCCCGAAGGCATGGCCTACATCCCCGGCGGCAGCTTCAGCATGGGCGACAATCTTGATGGCTTGTCGTCTGCCCAACCGGTCCACTCGGTTTATGTCAATGGGTTTTACATGGGCAAGACCGAGGTGACGAAGGCGCAGTGGGACGAGGTGTACAAATGGGCCATTGCGAACGGCTACAGCTTCGACCATGCCGGGTCGGGCAAGGCGTCGAACCATCCGGTGCATACGGTGAGCTGGTACGATGTGGTGAAATGGTGCAACGCGCGGAGCGAAAAGGAGAACAAGACGCCGTGCTACAACCTGTCGACCTGGAGCTGCAACTACAACGCCAACGGCTACCGCCTGCCGACCGAGGCCGAGTGGGAAAAGGCCGCACGAGGCAACCTTTCCGGCAAGCGCTTCCCGTGGGGCGACACCATTCAGCACACGCGGGCGAACTATATCAGTTCCACTTCATACAGCTACGACGCCAGCTCCACGCGCGGCGACCACCCCACCTACCACGACGGGGTTTCCCCATACACCAGTCCGGTGGGTTCTTTCGCGCCGAACGGCTACGGGCTGTACGAGATGGCGGGCAATGAGTGGGAATGGTGCGGGGACTGGTACGACGGCGCGTATTATGGCACCTCGCCCTCGTCGAATCCGCGCGGGGCGTCTTCGGGCTCCCGCCGCGTGCTTCGCGGCGGCTGTTATGGCAACTCCGCCAACCTCTGCCGCGCGGCCAATCGCTTCTTCAACCGCCCGGGCTTCGCCCCCAGAACCGTGGGCTTCCGGGTGGTCTTGCCCCCAGGTCAATAG
- the mntA gene encoding type VII toxin-antitoxin system MntA family adenylyltransferase antitoxin, giving the protein MKARQILEKHPMILAAYLHGSTAKGTARQDSDIDIALLPEPGHRLPLRQRLEYAAELEAQLGAAVDVGELSSGNVVYAKEVVAHGREIFTRNRFKSDLFMATSLAMYAELQQQRKEVLDAYTA; this is encoded by the coding sequence ATGAAGGCAAGGCAGATTCTGGAAAAACACCCCATGATCCTAGCCGCCTATCTCCATGGATCAACAGCCAAGGGAACCGCCCGGCAGGACAGCGACATCGACATCGCCTTGCTTCCGGAACCGGGACATCGGTTGCCGCTAAGGCAGCGGCTGGAATATGCAGCGGAATTGGAAGCCCAACTCGGTGCCGCGGTAGATGTTGGTGAACTGAGTTCGGGCAATGTGGTTTATGCCAAGGAAGTCGTTGCCCATGGCCGCGAAATATTCACGCGCAACCGTTTCAAATCCGATCTGTTCATGGCTACCAGCCTAGCCATGTATGCCGAACTGCAACAGCAACGCAAGGAGGTTCTGGATGCCTACACCGCCTAA